In Candidatus Zymogenaceae bacterium, a single genomic region encodes these proteins:
- a CDS encoding CarD family transcriptional regulator produces MFKVGDLAVYPAHGVGVIESIEEKEISGTCQLFYTMRIMDNGMTIMIPSCNIKSVGLRQIIPKQKVKEVYGILKDKEVEIDQQTWNRRYREYMEKIKTGSVFEIAEVLRDLYILKQEKELSFGERKLLDMATNLLVKELALAEGTEEDNVRSDLGTIFSS; encoded by the coding sequence ATGTTTAAGGTGGGGGATTTAGCGGTTTATCCGGCCCATGGGGTGGGAGTCATTGAATCAATCGAAGAAAAGGAAATCTCGGGCACATGCCAGCTTTTTTATACAATGCGGATTATGGATAACGGCATGACCATCATGATTCCCTCGTGCAATATAAAAAGCGTCGGCCTCAGGCAAATCATCCCCAAGCAGAAAGTGAAAGAGGTATACGGAATTCTCAAAGACAAGGAAGTGGAAATCGATCAACAAACGTGGAATCGGCGCTACCGTGAATACATGGAAAAAATCAAAACCGGTTCGGTCTTTGAAATCGCCGAGGTTTTGCGGGATCTCTACATCCTCAAACAGGAAAAGGAACTGTCTTTCGGCGAGAGGAAATTATTGGATATGGCCACAAACCTTCTGGTTAAGGAACTGGCCCTTGCCGAGGGGACGGAGGAAGATAACGTCCGTTCCGATCTCGGAACTATTTTTTCAAGCTGA
- a CDS encoding MFS transporter has translation MAVSEKKIIRSWCMYDWANSAFATTMLAAVLPIYYVKVAGSGLDPAIASSRWAFTNSIAMLIAAILAPILGAIADHSGSRKRFLALFAFAGCIGTAMMVLVSSGDWLLASGLYLAGRIGFSAANIFYDSLLPGIAGDRIDEISAKGYAVGYLGGGLLLAVNLVMIMKPDLVFIGDWGGVTATEWGSRLSFVTVGVWWAIFSIPVLKNVPEPIIVKMHGEYKNPLAAGFQRLGKTFSEIRQFKEALKFLIAYWLYNDGIGTIIVMATAFGAEVGIGQEHLIGALLAVQFLGIPFTLIFGKITKKIPTRTAIIIALIIYSGISVGGYFLRTPLHFWILAFCVALVQGGSQALSRSMFGSMTPRGKTAEFFGFYDISSKFSGIFGPLIFGIVGTLTGTSRLSILAVVFFFIVGGTLLLTVNHQKGIELAKKVEKELEGAA, from the coding sequence ATGGCTGTATCGGAGAAAAAAATTATCCGGAGCTGGTGCATGTATGATTGGGCCAACTCCGCATTTGCCACCACCATGCTGGCGGCGGTCCTGCCCATCTATTACGTGAAGGTGGCGGGATCGGGTCTCGACCCGGCCATCGCCAGTTCCAGATGGGCATTTACCAACTCCATCGCCATGCTCATCGCGGCGATCCTGGCGCCGATTCTGGGGGCCATTGCGGACCACAGCGGATCCAGGAAGCGATTTTTGGCGCTGTTCGCCTTTGCGGGATGTATCGGCACCGCGATGATGGTGTTGGTATCCTCTGGAGACTGGCTGCTGGCGTCCGGCCTGTATCTTGCCGGCCGCATCGGTTTTTCGGCGGCGAATATCTTCTACGATTCGCTGCTGCCGGGCATCGCGGGGGATCGCATCGACGAGATATCGGCCAAGGGATACGCAGTGGGTTACCTGGGCGGAGGCCTGCTTTTGGCGGTGAACCTCGTCATGATCATGAAGCCGGATCTGGTGTTCATCGGCGATTGGGGGGGTGTTACCGCCACGGAATGGGGCTCCCGGCTTTCGTTTGTCACCGTCGGGGTATGGTGGGCGATTTTCTCCATCCCGGTTCTGAAAAACGTCCCGGAGCCGATTATCGTCAAGATGCACGGGGAATATAAAAACCCCCTGGCGGCGGGGTTTCAGCGTCTCGGAAAGACGTTCAGCGAGATCCGGCAGTTCAAGGAGGCGTTGAAGTTCCTAATCGCGTACTGGCTGTACAACGACGGCATCGGAACCATTATTGTCATGGCGACTGCCTTCGGCGCCGAGGTGGGCATCGGTCAGGAGCACCTGATAGGGGCGCTCTTGGCGGTTCAGTTTCTGGGCATTCCGTTCACATTGATTTTCGGGAAAATCACGAAGAAAATCCCCACCCGCACGGCGATTATCATCGCTCTGATTATCTACTCGGGTATTTCGGTGGGCGGATATTTTCTGAGGACGCCGCTTCATTTCTGGATACTCGCCTTCTGCGTGGCCCTGGTTCAGGGCGGCTCCCAGGCGTTGTCCCGGTCCATGTTCGGATCCATGACCCCCAGGGGCAAGACCGCCGAATTCTTCGGTTTCTACGACATCAGCTCGAAATTCTCCGGAATCTTCGGTCCGCTCATCTTCGGCATCGTGGGAACCTTGACCGGCACAAGCCGCCTCTCGATACTGGCGGTCGTGTTCTTCTTCATCGTCGGCGGCACCCTGCTGTTGACCGTAAACCATCAAAAGGGTATCGAACTCGCCAAAAAGGTGGAAAAGGAACTTGAAGGAGCCGCGTGA